In a single window of the Dinghuibacter silviterrae genome:
- a CDS encoding ABC transporter permease, giving the protein MLQSYLKTALRFLRKNRFFSAINIFGLTAGTLCCLYIVLYVVDQYSYDRHHKDAGDIYRVDQVVTQLKTGETFKNSTTAAPIVTSMAQNFPEIAQYTRVIPYIGASTQLLHYGQKVIAEKSAALVDSTFFDVFTYHFQEGNAATALSRPFSAVLTRSLSDRLFGTEDPVGKTITIENIYGKTDYIVRAIIDESLGKSVINPQIVVNLTGSPLGNDALTSTTWTRNNYLNSFVRLRPDADPGVLEQKLPALVNRIAAAQYMQFNMTDRLHLQPLTSVHTSPEWKGLDFVKNINPVFLNILLLIAFLIQLIACINFMNLSTARASKRAKEVGVRKVIGADRRDLVRQFLGESYMLSVIGVLFSVLLLVLLLPYLNGITGASVQPGLLADPRLWGVLLALMAITGLVAGSYPAFYLSAFQAIKVIKGNFTSHISAAGIRRSLVVFQFVLSIVLVTGIVVIYSQLNYIKNKDLGFDKDQKLVLKIQGIDPDERVAAFLNELRNIAGVQAVTNSSQYLNSGAPFFSNHFFLRGQSDADQRYTNFVISDEYFTRVNGLHLLSGRDFDAIDSGKCLINETYAHQLGLTPATAIGVHIYDDQQREVQIIGVMKNFNYSALYDTIENFMVWKQQAIDSRWPIIIMNTRTNDYHALLASIERLWKQYVPGEPFMYTFMDESVQEQYQTEIALSHIINAFTLMAILISCLGLFGLAAFSAEQRGKEIGIRKVLGASTAGLASLLSKDFLVLVGIAFVIALPLSWWIMSRWLENFAYRVGIAWWMFALSGSVSAVIALGTVSFQAIRAARANPIARLRSV; this is encoded by the coding sequence ATGCTCCAAAGCTATCTCAAAACCGCGCTGCGTTTCTTGCGTAAGAACCGCTTCTTCAGCGCCATCAATATCTTCGGCCTTACCGCCGGCACCCTGTGCTGTCTGTACATCGTCCTGTACGTGGTCGACCAGTACAGCTACGACCGGCACCACAAAGACGCCGGAGACATCTACCGGGTAGACCAGGTCGTGACCCAGCTGAAAACGGGGGAGACGTTTAAGAATTCAACCACCGCTGCACCGATCGTAACTTCCATGGCGCAAAATTTCCCCGAGATAGCGCAGTACACCCGGGTCATACCGTACATTGGGGCTTCCACCCAGCTCCTCCACTACGGCCAAAAAGTGATCGCGGAGAAATCAGCCGCCCTGGTCGACTCCACCTTCTTCGACGTATTCACCTATCATTTCCAGGAAGGTAACGCCGCCACCGCGCTGTCCAGGCCGTTTTCGGCCGTGCTGACAAGGAGCCTGTCCGACCGGCTTTTTGGGACCGAAGATCCCGTTGGAAAGACGATCACCATCGAAAATATCTACGGCAAAACCGATTACATCGTCCGTGCTATCATAGACGAAAGCCTGGGTAAATCCGTCATAAACCCCCAGATTGTCGTCAACCTGACCGGCAGCCCGTTGGGCAATGATGCTTTGACATCGACGACCTGGACGCGGAACAACTACCTTAACTCTTTTGTCCGCCTCAGACCCGATGCCGACCCCGGGGTTCTGGAACAAAAACTGCCGGCGCTCGTCAACCGGATAGCAGCCGCCCAGTACATGCAATTCAATATGACTGACCGGCTCCACCTCCAGCCATTGACGTCGGTACACACCTCACCCGAATGGAAGGGGCTTGATTTTGTAAAGAACATCAACCCGGTCTTCCTGAATATCCTGCTGTTGATCGCCTTCCTGATCCAACTGATCGCCTGTATCAACTTCATGAACCTGTCCACCGCCCGGGCATCCAAACGAGCGAAGGAAGTCGGCGTGCGCAAGGTGATCGGGGCAGATAGGAGAGACCTGGTGCGCCAGTTCCTGGGAGAGTCATACATGCTGTCCGTCATCGGTGTATTGTTCTCCGTACTTCTGCTGGTCCTGCTGTTGCCCTATCTCAACGGTATTACCGGCGCCTCGGTGCAACCCGGTCTCCTCGCCGATCCGCGTTTGTGGGGTGTGCTGCTCGCGCTGATGGCGATTACCGGTCTTGTGGCGGGGAGCTACCCTGCATTCTACCTTTCCGCTTTCCAGGCTATAAAGGTCATCAAGGGCAATTTCACCAGCCATATATCTGCCGCAGGTATCCGGCGGTCGCTGGTTGTCTTCCAGTTCGTTCTTTCCATCGTGTTGGTTACCGGTATCGTCGTGATCTACAGCCAGCTGAATTATATCAAGAATAAAGACCTGGGTTTCGACAAGGACCAGAAGCTCGTCCTGAAGATCCAGGGCATCGACCCGGACGAACGCGTCGCCGCGTTTTTAAACGAGCTACGTAACATAGCGGGCGTACAGGCGGTCACCAACAGCAGCCAGTACCTGAACAGCGGCGCACCGTTTTTCTCCAACCACTTTTTCCTACGCGGCCAGAGCGACGCCGACCAACGCTATACCAACTTCGTCATCTCGGATGAATACTTTACCCGCGTCAACGGCCTTCACCTGCTCAGCGGCCGCGACTTCGACGCCATCGATTCGGGCAAGTGCCTGATCAATGAAACCTACGCGCACCAATTGGGTCTGACCCCCGCGACCGCCATCGGCGTGCACATTTACGACGACCAGCAACGGGAGGTCCAGATCATCGGGGTGATGAAAAATTTCAACTACAGCGCCCTTTACGACACCATCGAGAACTTCATGGTCTGGAAGCAGCAGGCCATCGATTCGCGCTGGCCCATCATCATCATGAACACCCGGACCAACGACTATCACGCACTCCTCGCCTCCATCGAACGGCTATGGAAGCAGTACGTCCCCGGCGAACCTTTTATGTACACCTTCATGGATGAATCCGTACAGGAACAATACCAGACCGAAATCGCCCTTTCCCACATCATCAACGCCTTCACCCTGATGGCCATCCTGATCTCCTGTCTCGGTCTTTTCGGTCTTGCTGCTTTCAGCGCTGAACAAAGGGGCAAAGAGATCGGTATCCGCAAGGTCCTCGGTGCCAGCACCGCAGGCCTGGCCAGTCTTTTGTCAAAAGACTTCCTGGTACTGGTGGGGATTGCATTTGTGATTGCCCTTCCGTTGTCCTGGTGGATCATGAGCCGGTGGCTGGAGAACTTTGCTTACCGCGTGGGGATTGCCTGGTGGATGTTTGCATTGTCGGGGTCGGTGTCCGCCGTTATTGCTTTGGGGACCGTCAGTTTTCAGGCGATAAGGGCAGCGCGGGCCAACCCGATTGCGCGGTTGCGGAGCGTGTAA
- a CDS encoding glycoside hydrolase family 31 protein produces the protein MRRLALFCLWWSVLRADAQVLRTTAGEPAQLSIRRAGVHGVRITLKPVSYTPDYPFCPALVDSPKEPPVLVIGAGGPAAEPGAAKTPGASRSCRIGDLTVTVRPSPLTVTITRKDGSLVQRLTFGDSVRFVLDGAPLLGLGEGGPLTQRGVDWRTEPIEFDRSGRLDVMQPRWQSGAYGSRNPVPLLIGTKGWAIFVASPWVQVDLRSKGAGVFIPRKADTARQNEKNQGQALSKGLPPADATIDGLFDCIVFDAKKPAAFMKDVSTLSGPAVLPPLWALGYMQSHRTLQDETQMIAIVDSFRVKKIPIDAVIYLGTGFTPRGWNTSQPSFDFNPEVFHRDPAQVLRDLHDRHVRVVLHIVPYDRDKLPWLHGSIPARPGEDLNAPGGGPDLGHIQNYWALHIPLMQSGADAFWPDEGDWFDLYERIARHRLYYEGPLSTYPNLRPWSLHRNGYLGIARYGGFVWSGDTESSWKTLEGQVSVGLNYSLSLSPYWGSDIGGFYSNPDKTGELYARWFQFGTFCPSFRSHGRTWMTSLPWGWGLPDRGVVEDKNSVLPTSMNNPLIEPVTRLYDELRYRLLPYTYTLAWEARTQGMPLMRALWLQYPADTVARGLGSEYLWGRDLLIAPVFEKGATQRHLYLPRGQWYDWWTNDITTGGCWIDRPVTLSVMPIFVRAGAIIPLDTIRQYTGEHVTTPMTLKIYPGADGDFTLYQDDGISEAYLKGVSTHIRITWNDKTRVLTLRTTGIERPQRFRVEVVAAGKVVEIAYGGGTRTLKL, from the coding sequence ATGCGTCGCCTGGCGTTGTTTTGCCTATGGTGGTCCGTGCTTCGCGCGGACGCACAGGTCCTCCGTACCACGGCGGGGGAGCCTGCCCAGCTTAGTATCCGGAGGGCCGGGGTGCACGGGGTGCGCATCACCCTGAAACCGGTCAGCTATACACCCGATTATCCCTTTTGCCCTGCCCTTGTGGATAGCCCGAAAGAGCCGCCTGTGTTGGTGATCGGGGCCGGCGGGCCCGCCGCGGAACCGGGGGCGGCGAAGACGCCGGGAGCTTCGCGCTCCTGCCGCATCGGCGACCTCACCGTCACCGTACGTCCGTCGCCGCTAACGGTAACGATTACACGTAAGGATGGCAGCCTCGTGCAGCGTTTGACCTTTGGCGACAGCGTTCGCTTCGTACTGGACGGGGCGCCCCTGCTGGGCTTGGGGGAAGGCGGCCCATTGACCCAAAGGGGCGTGGACTGGCGGACCGAGCCAATCGAGTTTGACCGGAGCGGCCGCCTGGACGTGATGCAGCCGCGCTGGCAAAGCGGCGCTTATGGGTCGCGCAACCCGGTACCGCTGCTCATCGGGACAAAGGGGTGGGCCATTTTTGTGGCCTCGCCCTGGGTGCAGGTGGACCTTCGAAGCAAAGGCGCAGGCGTTTTTATTCCCCGGAAAGCCGATACCGCGCGGCAGAACGAAAAGAACCAGGGCCAGGCATTATCCAAGGGCTTGCCGCCCGCGGACGCCACGATCGATGGCCTCTTTGATTGCATCGTCTTCGACGCGAAGAAGCCCGCGGCCTTTATGAAAGACGTCTCCACGCTGAGTGGCCCGGCGGTGCTTCCACCGCTTTGGGCCTTGGGATACATGCAGTCCCACCGGACGTTGCAGGACGAGACCCAGATGATCGCCATCGTGGACAGCTTCCGGGTCAAAAAGATTCCGATAGATGCAGTCATTTACTTAGGCACCGGTTTTACACCCCGGGGCTGGAATACAAGTCAGCCTAGTTTCGACTTTAACCCGGAAGTGTTCCACCGCGATCCGGCGCAAGTGCTCCGGGACTTGCACGACCGCCACGTACGGGTGGTCTTGCATATAGTGCCCTACGACCGGGACAAGCTGCCCTGGTTGCACGGGTCAATTCCCGCCCGGCCGGGGGAGGACCTGAACGCGCCGGGAGGAGGGCCGGACCTGGGGCACATTCAGAATTACTGGGCGCTGCACATCCCGCTCATGCAATCGGGCGCCGACGCTTTCTGGCCGGACGAAGGGGACTGGTTCGACCTGTATGAAAGAATAGCCCGGCACCGGTTGTATTACGAGGGACCGCTCTCCACTTACCCGAACCTCCGCCCCTGGAGCCTGCACCGGAACGGCTACCTGGGGATCGCGCGGTACGGGGGCTTTGTGTGGTCGGGGGACACGGAGTCCTCCTGGAAAACCCTGGAGGGACAGGTGTCGGTCGGGCTCAATTATTCGCTTAGCCTGAGTCCTTATTGGGGGTCGGACATAGGCGGGTTTTATAGTAACCCGGACAAGACGGGTGAGCTTTATGCACGCTGGTTCCAGTTTGGGACGTTTTGTCCCTCTTTCCGGTCCCACGGTCGTACGTGGATGACCAGCCTGCCGTGGGGCTGGGGGTTGCCGGACCGGGGCGTCGTAGAGGATAAGAACTCCGTTTTGCCCACGTCGATGAACAACCCGTTGATCGAACCGGTTACCCGGTTGTATGACGAGCTGCGCTACCGGCTCCTGCCCTATACGTATACGTTGGCCTGGGAAGCGCGGACCCAGGGGATGCCGCTGATGCGGGCCCTTTGGTTGCAGTATCCCGCGGATACCGTGGCCCGGGGCCTGGGAAGCGAATACCTGTGGGGGCGTGACCTCCTGATCGCACCGGTATTTGAGAAAGGCGCCACTCAGCGACACCTTTACCTCCCGCGGGGCCAGTGGTACGATTGGTGGACAAACGACATCACCACGGGCGGCTGTTGGATCGACCGCCCCGTCACCCTATCGGTAATGCCGATTTTTGTGCGTGCCGGCGCCATCATTCCATTGGATACGATCCGGCAGTACACCGGCGAGCACGTCACCACACCCATGACGCTAAAGATCTATCCGGGCGCGGATGGCGACTTTACCCTTTACCAAGACGATGGCATCAGCGAGGCGTATCTGAAAGGGGTATCCACCCACATTAGGATCACCTGGAATGATAAAACCCGTGTGCTGACCCTGCGTACGACCGGGATCGAGCGGCCGCAGCGTTTCCGTGTGGAAGTGGTGGCCGCGGGGAAGGTCGTGGAAATAGCCTACGGGGGCGGCACCCGCACCCTAAAGCTGTAA
- a CDS encoding DUF3472 domain-containing protein codes for MYTFLLFAFSALAPDSLVIPLGGNTWSSLGNDIPAAGIEHWSDASEQFTTYFRVSTPGTVHLWVDLEVPQGESQVSVALAGAASAANGAARMLRINASGALHLDAGEWTIKDTGYQAVVIRGLTRTGLVFANIRSLTVTGSALQGPTAYVPNDEGNFFYWGRRGPSVHLSYTYPKDTHIQWFYNEVTVPKGQDVLGSYFMADGFSVGYFGMQVNSPTERHILFSVWSPFTTDDPKAIPDSLRIILLKKGEGVHAGAFGNEGSGGQSYLNYMWKAGNTYRFLLKAQPQDDGHTAFTAWFYAPEEGHWRLIASFSRPQTRGWLTGLHSFLENFEPNQGDKTRYVLFNHQWIGDDQGHWTPLHQARFTGDNTARKGYRLDYAGGVMDGAFFLKNAGFFNERVALDTRFERPAGEETPPELP; via the coding sequence ATGTACACATTTTTACTTTTCGCCTTCAGCGCCCTGGCGCCCGATAGCCTGGTGATCCCCCTGGGGGGCAACACCTGGAGCAGCCTCGGGAACGACATCCCGGCCGCCGGTATCGAACACTGGAGCGACGCTTCCGAGCAGTTCACCACTTACTTCCGCGTTTCCACCCCGGGGACCGTCCACCTGTGGGTGGACCTGGAGGTGCCGCAGGGAGAGAGCCAGGTGTCTGTTGCCCTGGCGGGCGCCGCCAGCGCGGCAAACGGCGCCGCCCGGATGCTGCGCATCAACGCCTCCGGCGCGCTACACCTCGACGCCGGCGAATGGACTATAAAAGACACCGGCTACCAAGCCGTCGTCATACGCGGCCTCACCCGCACGGGCCTGGTCTTCGCCAACATCCGCTCCCTGACGGTCACCGGTTCCGCCCTGCAAGGCCCTACCGCCTACGTCCCGAACGACGAAGGCAACTTCTTTTATTGGGGTAGGAGGGGCCCGTCGGTCCACCTCTCTTACACCTACCCGAAAGACACCCACATCCAGTGGTTTTACAACGAGGTCACCGTACCGAAGGGACAGGACGTATTGGGATCATATTTTATGGCGGATGGTTTTTCCGTAGGGTATTTCGGCATGCAGGTCAATTCCCCGACCGAACGGCACATCCTTTTCTCCGTATGGAGTCCATTTACGACCGATGACCCCAAAGCCATCCCAGACAGCCTTCGCATCATCCTTCTCAAAAAGGGCGAGGGCGTGCACGCGGGCGCATTTGGAAACGAAGGATCCGGTGGCCAGAGCTACCTGAACTATATGTGGAAGGCCGGGAACACTTACCGCTTTCTACTGAAGGCCCAGCCGCAGGACGACGGACATACCGCCTTTACCGCCTGGTTCTATGCCCCGGAGGAGGGCCACTGGCGCCTGATTGCCAGCTTTAGTCGCCCCCAGACGCGGGGCTGGCTCACCGGGCTACACTCCTTCCTGGAGAATTTCGAGCCCAATCAGGGAGACAAGACGCGTTATGTTCTGTTCAACCACCAATGGATCGGCGACGACCAGGGACACTGGACACCGCTCCACCAGGCCCGCTTCACCGGGGACAATACCGCCCGCAAGGGCTATCGCCTGGACTATGCGGGGGGCGTGATGGACGGGGCGTTTTTCCTGAAGAACGCCGGGTTTTTCAACGAGCGGGTGGCGCTCGATACACGGTTTGAGCGGCCGGCAGGGGAGGAGACGCCCCCGGAATTGCCTTAG